The nucleotide sequence GGGTTCAGGGAGCCAGTGCTGCTGAAGTGCTGGATAGCTGTCGACGCAGTCTGTTTCCAGACCGGCTTGCCAATTGTGTCGTTGGCACCAGTCGGGCCGCTAACTATTCTCCTACCCAGGCAATCAATACGTGTATTGATGGTGGCTACTTCCCACGGGAGTTGGATCCAACGTTTATCAGCTATCCCCTGGTCGAACCTCCAGAAGCAACCCAACCCCCTCTGTTTGAGTCCCCATCCCCGACTCCTGCTCCAGTGACTCCAGCAGAAGAGGTATTACCACAGCGGTTTTGAGCACCAATGCAAAATCGAGTACAGCTTGCCTTCCTCCCACAACGCTAACAAACGCCTTGGGAAGAACGCTGCCTATCTATATAATCCTTGATCCAAAGAATATTTTCGCGATTGCCTCATGGTCTGATACTCCATCCTCCCGCTTCCACCTGACTGAAGAGTTGCCTGACCTTTTCCAGGTTTTTATCGCCAGGAAAATTTTCCAGTCCGCTGGAGAGGTCAATCCCATCTGGGCTGACTTGCCTGAGGGCATCTAACACGTTGTCGGGGGTCAGCCCGCCTGCCAGAAGCCAGGGAACGGGTGGGCAAAACTCCTGAAGTATCTGCCAATCCAGGGGTTTTCCAGTTCCCCCATACAAATGGGGATGATAGGCATCCAGCAGGAGGGTATCGATCCAGTCCTGATACTGGAAGACTTGCTCCAGGGCTTCAACCGTCTGGACTCTGACGGCCTTAATGATTTCAATGCCAGGAAGTCTGGTACGAAGTTGACGGCACAATTCAGGCGATTCGTTGCCATGCAATTGAACTCCATTCAGGTTGCCAGCAGTTACCACCTGACTGATTTCCTCCACACCGGCATTCACAAAAACCCCAATCCGATCGCACCGCACCTCTTCTGTCTCTGGTTTCAGGGGTAACCCTGCCACAACGGTTCTGATCTGCTCTGGCAGGACATAACGGGGGGACTGCCGGGCACAAATGAATCCCAGGGCAGAGACACCCATCTCAGCGATCGCCCGCCCCTGCTCAGGTTTTGTAATCCCACAAATTTTAATCCGCAGTTCCATTGATTTATCCAGGCTGGTGGTTGGTGGTACTGAATCGTAGGATGCATTGAAGACGTTCAATGCATCCAACCCTCAATTCATCCTCAGAATCAGCAACGCCAGGCTGGTGCTCTGTCAAACGGGAGCCTGGGGTTTGCTGTATCGCAGGATGCATTGGAAACCCTTAATTCTCCTCTCTAAATTCATACCCTGAATCCGCCACATCGGATTTTGTGACTGGATGGGGGTCGAAACGCCATGGGTAACCTGGAAGCCAGAATTCCCTGGGGTTTCGTTGATGCCAGTCAACGGATCACATTATCCTCTCAGACACCGGGAATCTGAGGACTGTCACTCATTCCGATACCAGTTCATGTATCAAAAAATAAAGCAACCTTAACTCTTAAAACAAAATGAACCCCTCCCTGGGGTTCTATGTTGAGAAATCTCTATAATCCTTCTTGTTTAGATACCTTTATCAAACGTCAGGAGGTGGCAGTTTGTTTTCCTCATCTCTGTTAGCGGTTGCTCGCACGGCTGAGTGGTCACCTGGTGTGGCAGCGTTGATGATCACTGCCTGCTTATTTGCGGTTGCGATCGGTCGTCCAGCCATTAAGAATCGTGGAGTAGGACCCAAATTACCCGTGGAAGGACCCGCTTCATTTGAAGGGTTCGGTGTCCCTGAACTGCTGGCAACGTTTTCATTTGGACACATCCTTGGAGCCGGACTCATTCTGGGACTCAGTAACGCTGGTCTTCTATAAAAATTTTAAGCAATACTCGTTCAAGGCTTCTGGTCTGGAACCAGTATTGCTTAAATCAACCCTTGCAAGGGGCACAGGATCCTGTGCCCCTGTTCTATTTTGGATTTTGGATTTGCGATTTTAGATTCTAGAAGTCCCACGGTGCAAAGCGTTCAATCGGTATCTGCCTCATCTTCTGTTTAAATCGCTATAACAACCAACTACTAACCCTCCATCCCGCTTCTCCCCACTCTCTTCTCACCCCACTCTCTTCTAACAACCAGCAACTAACCACTTCTCCTACCTCCTGTTTCCTATTCCCCGTCCCCTGTCCCCCGCTATAAATGTCTTCATCGAGGACTGACAATACTGACAATACAGTTTATGGCGATGGAACCTGTTTTAATGGCTCCATAAAGCGATCCGATCGCCTGCTGGTCCGGTCGCGACCTGTCCTCTATTCCCAGAAAGTACTCCATCTTTTAAGCAGCAAAGGTAAGCAAAGGATTGAGAAAGCATGACTTCCAGATTTAATCGGCGCTATTTCCTGTATGGTTCAGCGGCTTTAGGCGGAAGTTGCCTCCTGAAGGCGTGCGGCAGCCCACCAGCCACGACCCCCTCCTCACCAGTGGCATCCCCGAATGGAGCAGCAGAGGCTGGCAAACTCAAGGTGGCGATCGTGTTACCAGGAATTATTACTGACAAAGCCTGGAACCAGGCTGGTTACTCAGGGCTGGATGAAATCAAATCCCGTCTGGGAGCTGAAACTGCTTACGTTGAAAAGGTTGGGCAGGCTGACCAGGTTGAAGCCTTGTCTGACTTTGCCCGCCGGGGATTCAATCTGGTTTATGCTCACGGCGGACAGTTCGATGCCTCCATCAAGCAGGTCGCTCCCCAGTTCCCCAATACTTTTTTTGTGGGGGTCAATGGGGCTGCCACAGGAACCAACCATGCCTCTTTGCTAATTGACAATCTGCAGGCAAGTTACCTGTGTGGCATTATTGGCGCTGCAATGAGCAAATCAGACAGGATGGCCTATATTGCAGGGCAGGAGTTTCAGGCAACCCAGGAAGAACTGCGTGGCTTTATCCTGGGTGCGCGGTCAGTCAAGCCAGCGATACAGGTCAGTTCAACGTTTACTGGAGATTGGAACGATGCTGCCAGAGCGAAGGAAGCGGCTGAAGCCCTGATCTCGACAGGAGCAGATGTCATTTACCAGTGGTTAGACAACGCCTCACCAACGGTGCTGCAAAGCTGTGCTGATAAAGGGATCTATGCTTTTGGCAACACAGCCGATCAGTTAGAGGTTGCCCCCAAAGCTGTATTGACCAGTGCGGTTAAGCGCATTGACCTGGCGATCGCCAAACTGGCCGAGTTTGCATCCAAAGGGGAACTCAAGGGACAGGTCTATGCCTTAGGGTTGGAAGAGTCTGATATTCTCTACCTGGGGAAGTTCAATGATGTAGTGCCCAGGGATGTCCGGGAACGGGTCAACACGACTGAAGCGGCCATCCTGGCTAAGAAAATTACCTTCGAACGCTGTACAGAAGAAGGTAAGGAGACTCGCTGTGTCAAGGGCACGGCTTAATGGTTGTCCTGAATGCCTAAAATCGCCTGCCCAGCAACCGTTGTTTTACCCCTTCGGCAATTTTCTGTCCCAAATATTCTGGGATCAGGCTTTCGTTAGGTCCCAGGAGATACAGGATAAGACGGGTGCGCCCGCGCCAGACCAGCAGATTGGCGTTGACCACCAACAAATCTTCCTGCCAGATGGCATACATGACCTTATAGAACAACCCTGGCTGGTTGTCGGCTTCAATCAACAGGGCTGGCAGGTGAAACACCGGGTCAACATAAAACTCGGTCTCAACCTGCTCTAGCCCGGCGTCCAGGTTAAACTCGACTGCCAGCATTTCCTCAACTTCAAACCGTCCTGCCAGGGCTTCTCGAATTGCCCGACAGACATTTTCTGCTGTCTTCTCAGTCAGAGCCTTGCCGCTGCGAGACACAATCAGTTTAATAAACACCAGCATTGGTGGATAAATCTGCCCATACAGGCTCAGGCTGTGGATCGTCAGCCCATAGGCAGCGAGAACACCGAAAATATCGCTGAGAAGGAACGATTGGTTGCGGTAGGCAAAATGGAGGGCGCTCTTGCTACCTTCCTGCTTCAGCTCAATAACGGCCTGTTTGGTCCGATACAGGTGGTATGCCAGCCTCAGATTTTGCAGTTGGATCTCGCTGCTGACAAACTGCTCATAAAACTGGGGAAACGCCCGATTGAAGCGTTTTAATAACTCCAGTGTCGATGACTTCAAGCCTAGAGCCATAATCAGGAACTCATGTCGTCAAATTTGAGGGGGTAGTGTACTAAAAGCCTATTCAAAACCTTTTTCGGTCTGGGTTTGGGCGTTGACAGTTGGGGCTTTTCGGATAGGCTTTAAACTGATAGTGTGTGCTACAAGTTTATCCAGTAGACCTCTTTTATACCGTCTGATGACTCAAATGCCGCGTTTAAATTCAGACTGCCAGAGGATAGATTGGTATTTCAGAGCAGCGAAGAAGAGGTAGAGCAGAATATACTATCTAGTACTGTGATCTAACTTCTACTACCTTAACCACGCTTGCATGGGTTTTTGGAAAAGCCTGTTCAGTAGTTCTGATGTTCCTGCGGTGTCTAAGACATTGCAGATTGAGTCTTACGTTAGCGATTCGACTGGCGATCGCACCAGTTCGCGGATATTTTTTAGTATTGATCGGGATATTGACCTCTATGAACTTGAAGAATTGTGTGATGCGGTAGGATGGTCCCGCCGCCCTCTGCGGAAAGTTAGAAAAGCGATTCAGCACAGCTTCTTAGTCGTTTCAATGTGGGAACAACGGGGAACTCAACGTCGCCTGATTGGCTTTTCACGGGCAACCTCCGATCATGCGTTCAATGCCACCATCTGGGACGTGGTCGTCCACCCAGACTTCCAGGGGAAAGGCTTGGGCAAGGCATTGATGAGACAAATCATAAAAAAGTTGCGGAGTGAAGATATTAGCAACATTACTCTATTTGCAGACCCCCAGGTTGTTGATTTTTACCGAAATCTAGGGTTCATGTCTGACCCTGAAGGGATTAAAGGAATGTTCTGGTATCCAGACTGATACATTTTTTAATATGGAGGCAGCTACCAGGCTCAGGACGGGGTTCAAGGGTGGAATCCTTAGCTAAGGATTGCGCTCTCCACCCCCTTTCGCGTTGATATTTTAAGAGTTCTTACAAATTCTTTAATTGCACTCCCAAAAGTTAGAAAGCCTTGTAAACAAGCAACATAGAGGCTGCTCAAGTTTTTGTGAGAATTCCAAGCAACCTGGCAACATCTATAAATATTGTCAGATTGTTCAGGATATTCCGTTTCAGTAGAGGTGAAGGTTGCGCTCTTTAAGCAGAAGGGCTGTCTCTGCTGCAATCCGTCTCAGACCCAATGGTCATTGCCATACAGCAGTCCTCTATTCAGGAGAGGAGTTGTGAAAGTTGTCCCTTCTATGCTTCTGGAAAGTCTTCCAGATATAGAGTCCAGCAGGAAAATTGTTAAAATGGCACGTTAAGAATTGACGCATTAAGAATAATGGTTATTGCGTGATGGTTGATATACAGCGTCTCATCTGGCTAGTGCTGGTAGGTTGTGCAGGTTGTAGCTCTCCTATTCTTTCCCAAAATTCTGCTCCGGTTTCCACATCAAGTCCCTCAAGCCACCCATCTCAAGCGACGGCAAGGGCAAATTCTAGCCCACTCGATTCAAGTTCAGCGCAAACTTCAGCTTCGGTCCCCAAAGCAGCAGAGTCCGCTGACATTCGAAGAGACTACGAATTTGAAACCCCACTTCCTGCAACAGGTCGAGTGACAATCCGAAGCCACATCCGAAGTCTGGATGCTAGCCGCCTGATTGCAGATTGTCCAAAAAATTCGCTTCCCTATGCCTTTGCTGAAAGCAGCAACTATCAAGTCCAGATCTGCTCGGCTGAAAATGATCGAGAGCAACCCAAATATTTTATACTCCGGGCGAAGGACGGTGGTGATGTTCAGCAAATTACCAGTGCAGATGCTGAAGCAGCCAGACAACTTATCTTCCGGCATCAAGATCATACCTATGTCATCTATCGGGATGGTGCAGTTCCAGAGAAGCTAAATGCTTATTTAGAGATATTTAGTCCCGATGGTCGTGGTTTTGCCGAAGCGTTGCTTTATCTCTATGAGGCAGACTCTCGCTAGGAGACCCAATCATCTAGAGGAAAGAGGTAATTCAGACATCACCCCTGTTGGTGAGGACTCAAATTCGGAAAAAAGAAAGCTATACTATTTTAGTCAGCATCTATTAAGAGTAACCGGGATGTAGCGCAGCTTGGTAGCGCGCCTGCTTTGGGAGCAGGATGCCGCAGGTTCAAATCCTGTCATCCCGATCCGTTTTAAAAATTGAGGTTTGAACTGTCCCTGACAGGCCACCCTTCCTGGGTTAGGGCTTGAGTTGACTAATGGGAGGTTGTGGACAGAGCGGACTGACCTCGCAAACATAGGGAAAATCAGTGCGATCGCGTCAGCAGCACCTGCTATGAAAGCAGCTACCATCCCCCATACATCAATGGGTGCTGTCAAAACTAATAGCCAAACCCAGACTGAGAAAGTTTTCGGATAGGCTTTAAGACCCATTGGCGCAGCCTGCCCAGAGAACATAGAGCACCAAAGACTTAACTTTGTGTCCTTTGTGTCTTTGTGGTGAGTTCTACAGGTCATTGCATGCTTGACCCTAAGGAGAGGTATAGGGACAACCACAGGTTTGAAACACCATCCCCAAATTCCAGGAGAACCCCTACACTAGGAGTCATGCCATCTGGGATTGAAACCTTACCTTTAGAAGTCGTGCATTTGATTGCAGCGGGTGAAGTGATTGACTCGCTGGCAGCCGTTGTGCGAGAGCTGGCAGAAAATGCCCTGGATGCAGGAGCAACCCGGATTTCGGTTTCCCTCTATCCTGAGCAGTGGCGAATTCGGATTGCCGACAATGGTGCCGGGATGTGTCTGGAAGACCTGAAGCAGGCGGCTTTACCCCACACCACCAGTAAAATCCACAATTTTCAAGACTTGAGGAAAATTACCAGTCTGGGGTTCCGGGGAGAAGCTCTCCACAGTCTGTCCCAATTAGCAGATCTGGAAATTTTGAGCCGTGCCTGCGATGCCCCTGAAGGCTGGTGGATTGCTTATGATGCCAGGGGGTGTCCTGCTCAGGTGGAGCCAGCCGCGATCGCCCCTGGCACAGTGGTTATTGCCGACAACCTCTTTGGTAACTGGTCTGCCCGTCGTCAGAGTTTACCACCGCTGGCACAACAACTGAAAGCTGTACAAACCGTTATTTACCAGATGGCGCTCTGCCATCCCCACGTGACCTGGCAAGTTGAGCAAAGCGATCGCCCCTGGTTTAATCTGTGGCGGGGTAAAACAGCCCGTCAAATTCTGCCCCAAATTCTGCGGGAAGTGCCCGTCAGTCACTTGCAGGAGTTGACCCTTGAAATTCCTCCGCCTGAAAGCCTGGATGCAGAAGGGACTTCTACCTCATCCCCGTGCCTGCCTGTGTCTTCTTCTCTTCACCTGTTGCTTGGGCTGCCTGATCGCTACCATCGCCACCGACCAGATTGGGTGCGAATCGCCATTAACAGACGGTTTGTGCACATGCCAGCGCTGGAGCAAGCTATCCTGGCTGCCTTTCACCGCACTCTGCCCCGCGATCGCTTTCCCGTCTGCCTTGCCCACTTTCACATTCCGCCCCATCAAATTGACTGGAACCGCCACCCTGCCAAATCAGAAGTCTATCTGCATTCCCTGGACTACTGGAAAGCGCAACTGACGGCAGCCATTGACCAGGCGCTGCGTCTCAGTTCTGCCAACCTTGCGAATACGCTTTACTCCGATCGTGCCGGTCAGGTATTGAAAGCGGCTGAGTCAGGCGGACGTTATTACCCCAATCGAATGCAACCTTTAGAAGCCAGCAACCAGGCGGAGAAGCCGGAGAACCGGGGGGCAGAGGAGTACAGACGTGAGGGAGGAGAAGTGGGGACAACTCCTCTTCCCTCTCTCCTCTCTCCTCTCCCTCACTTAAAAGCGATCGCCCAGGTCCACAACATGTACATCCTGGCGGAACACGCCACCGGGGTATGGTTGATTGAGCAACATATTGCCCATGAACGGGTCTTGTACGAGCAGTTGTGCGATCGCTGGCAGGTGGTGCCCTTGGAATCACCGATTGTGTTGAATCAACTTGCAAGCG is from Leptothermofonsia sichuanensis E412 and encodes:
- a CDS encoding phosphoribosylanthranilate isomerase is translated as MNVFNASYDSVPPTTSLDKSMELRIKICGITKPEQGRAIAEMGVSALGFICARQSPRYVLPEQIRTVVAGLPLKPETEEVRCDRIGVFVNAGVEEISQVVTAGNLNGVQLHGNESPELCRQLRTRLPGIEIIKAVRVQTVEALEQVFQYQDWIDTLLLDAYHPHLYGGTGKPLDWQILQEFCPPVPWLLAGGLTPDNVLDALRQVSPDGIDLSSGLENFPGDKNLEKVRQLFSQVEAGGWSIRP
- a CDS encoding BMP family protein, with protein sequence MTSRFNRRYFLYGSAALGGSCLLKACGSPPATTPSSPVASPNGAAEAGKLKVAIVLPGIITDKAWNQAGYSGLDEIKSRLGAETAYVEKVGQADQVEALSDFARRGFNLVYAHGGQFDASIKQVAPQFPNTFFVGVNGAATGTNHASLLIDNLQASYLCGIIGAAMSKSDRMAYIAGQEFQATQEELRGFILGARSVKPAIQVSSTFTGDWNDAARAKEAAEALISTGADVIYQWLDNASPTVLQSCADKGIYAFGNTADQLEVAPKAVLTSAVKRIDLAIAKLAEFASKGELKGQVYALGLEESDILYLGKFNDVVPRDVRERVNTTEAAILAKKITFERCTEEGKETRCVKGTA
- the mutL gene encoding DNA mismatch repair endonuclease MutL gives rise to the protein MPSGIETLPLEVVHLIAAGEVIDSLAAVVRELAENALDAGATRISVSLYPEQWRIRIADNGAGMCLEDLKQAALPHTTSKIHNFQDLRKITSLGFRGEALHSLSQLADLEILSRACDAPEGWWIAYDARGCPAQVEPAAIAPGTVVIADNLFGNWSARRQSLPPLAQQLKAVQTVIYQMALCHPHVTWQVEQSDRPWFNLWRGKTARQILPQILREVPVSHLQELTLEIPPPESLDAEGTSTSSPCLPVSSSLHLLLGLPDRYHRHRPDWVRIAINRRFVHMPALEQAILAAFHRTLPRDRFPVCLAHFHIPPHQIDWNRHPAKSEVYLHSLDYWKAQLTAAIDQALRLSSANLANTLYSDRAGQVLKAAESGGRYYPNRMQPLEASNQAEKPENRGAEEYRREGGEVGTTPLPSLLSPLPHLKAIAQVHNMYILAEHATGVWLIEQHIAHERVLYEQLCDRWQVVPLESPIVLNQLASGQVEQLQRLGLEVEPFGDQVWVVRSAPALLSQREDCADALIELSLGGDLQAAQVATACRSAIRNGTPLTLEEMQTLLNQWQQTRHPHTCPHGRPICLMLEESSLSRFFRRHWVIGKSHGI
- a CDS encoding GNAT family N-acetyltransferase, which produces MGFWKSLFSSSDVPAVSKTLQIESYVSDSTGDRTSSRIFFSIDRDIDLYELEELCDAVGWSRRPLRKVRKAIQHSFLVVSMWEQRGTQRRLIGFSRATSDHAFNATIWDVVVHPDFQGKGLGKALMRQIIKKLRSEDISNITLFADPQVVDFYRNLGFMSDPEGIKGMFWYPD
- the psaK gene encoding photosystem I reaction center subunit PsaK, translating into MFSSSLLAVARTAEWSPGVAALMITACLFAVAIGRPAIKNRGVGPKLPVEGPASFEGFGVPELLATFSFGHILGAGLILGLSNAGLL
- a CDS encoding ACT domain-containing protein — translated: MALGLKSSTLELLKRFNRAFPQFYEQFVSSEIQLQNLRLAYHLYRTKQAVIELKQEGSKSALHFAYRNQSFLLSDIFGVLAAYGLTIHSLSLYGQIYPPMLVFIKLIVSRSGKALTEKTAENVCRAIREALAGRFEVEEMLAVEFNLDAGLEQVETEFYVDPVFHLPALLIEADNQPGLFYKVMYAIWQEDLLVVNANLLVWRGRTRLILYLLGPNESLIPEYLGQKIAEGVKQRLLGRRF